One region of Glycine max cultivar Williams 82 chromosome 9, Glycine_max_v4.0, whole genome shotgun sequence genomic DNA includes:
- the LOC100499958 gene encoding huntingtin-interacting protein K: MEGGEEGVEMMVDSKDLQQQSKALDKLTDRVEDRQLDSTRVLEAMASIAASAQADRNAMRIREKELAAVKINAADVDIIANELELDIKVAERTLREHKGDAVAAIRHLLH; the protein is encoded by the exons ATGGAGGGCGGAGAAGAAGGAGTGGAGATGATGGTGGACTCAAAGGACTTACAGCAACAGAGCAAAGCGTTGGACAAACTCACTGACCGCGTCGAGGATCGCCAACTGGATTCCACTCGCGTCCTCGAGGCCATGGCTTCCATCGCTGCTTCTGCCCAAGCTGATCGCAATGCCATGCGTATTAG GGAGAAAGAATTAGCTGCTGTTAAGATAAATGCAGCAGATGTTGATATAATTGCAAATGAACTAGAG TTGGACATAAAAGTTGCTGAAAGAACTTTGCGGGAGCATAAAGGTGATGCAGTTGCTGCCATTCGGCACTTGCTTCACTAG
- the LOC100815858 gene encoding probable serine/threonine-protein kinase DDB_G0272254, producing MGSSTEMGIPEEEKEEELLKKIERLEAGHAHLKQEMSNFKLFQNNKSRSRFGAATCNKPSSSLHQNGNKYLNILQSMGHAVHVLDLQCRIMYWNPSAESMYGYAAEEVLGQDGIEMLVDPSDFGLANDVFNHVKRGESWRGQLPVKNKRGDRFYAVTTNTPFYDDDDGSLVGVICVSCDSRPFLETRIPLSGVENAEPDSGLNGRRRSSISDKLGLDSKQPLQAALASKISNLASKVSNKVKSRIRTGESNTNGEGGSGESHHSEPSLSDCVLADQREDGNSSGASTPRGEVLKSPFGVFSHVEEKSEGKSVRGSGEQSQGKPIHKIITSKAETWIQKKTSSWPWRANDQEGSEARNVRVAWPWSQGDQENESVNQKNISSGLKPESQAGESNRSGINEASGSWSSFFNVNSTGSTSSCGSVSSSAANIKGDVDSDCLDYEILWEDLTMGEPIGQGSCGTVYHAQWYGSDVAVKVFSKHEYTDDTILSFKQEVSVMKRLRHPNIILFMGAVTSPQHLCIVTEFLPRGSLFRLLQRNTSKIDWRRRVHMALDVARGVNYLHHCNPPIIHRDLKSSNILVDKNWTVKVGDFGLSRLKHETYLTTKTGKGTPQWMAPEVLRNELSDEKSDVYSFGVILWELTTEKIPWDTLNPMQVVGAVGFMNHRLEIPEDVDPQWTSIIESCWHSDPACRPAFQELLERLKELQRRYTIEFQAARSAVEEGTQKEF from the exons ATGGGTAGTAGTACTGAAATGGGAAtcccagaagaagaaaaagaagaagagctTCTGAAGAAGATAGAACGGCTAGAAGCTGGTCACGCTCACCTCAAGCAAGAAATGTCCAACTTCAAGCTCTTCCAAAACAACAAGTCTCGTTCCAGGTTCGGTGCTGCCACGTGTAACAAACCCTCTTCTTCTCTGCATCAAAATGGAAACAAGTATCTCAATATCTTGCAGTCAATGGGCCACGCTGTTCATGTGTTGGATCTTCAATGTCGTATCATGTACTG GAACCCTAGTGCGGAGAGTATGTATGGTTATGCCGCTGAAGAAGTTCTAGGGCAGGATGGGATTGAGATGCTTGTGGATCCCAGTGATTTTGGCTTAGCCAATGATGTGTTCAACCATGTCAAAAGGGGAGAGAGTTGGAGAGGCCAGCTCCCTGTTAAGAATAAGAGAGGGGATAGGTTCTATGCTGTTACAACCAATACACCTttctatgatgatgatgatggaagCTTGGTTGGGGTTATTTGTGTCTCCTGTGATTCAAGGCCCTTCCTTGAGACCAGAATTCCCTTGTCAGGGGTAGAGAATGCCGAACCGGATTCAGGTTTGAATGGTCGTAGGAGGAGTAGCATTTCGGATAAGCTTGGCCTTGACTCTAAGCAGCCACTTCAAGCTGCTCTGGCGtcgaaaatttcaaatttg GCCTCGAAGGTGAGTAACAAAGTTAAGTCTAGAATCAGGACTGGAGAAAGTAACACCAATGGTGAAGGTGGGAGCGGAGAGAGTCATCATTCTGAGCCTAGTCTCTCGGACTGTGTTCTAGCTGACCAGAGAGAGGATGGTAATTCAAGTGGAGCTAGCACACCCAGAGGAGAGGTGCTAAAATCTCCTTTTGGTGTATTTTCTCATGTTGAAGAGAAATCCGAAGGAAAATCTGTTAGAGGCTCGGGTGAACAAAGTCAAGGAAAACCTATTCACAAGATCATAACTTCTAAGGCTGAAACATGGATTCAAAAGAAAACATCTTCATGGCCATGGAGAGCAAACGATCAGGAAGGATCCGAGGCAAGGAATGTTCGTGTTGCCTGGCCTTGGTCACAGGGCGATCAAGAAAATGAGTCAGTTAATCAGAAGAATATTTCTTCTGGATTGAAGCCAGAAAGCCAAGCAGGAGAAAGTAATCGATCTGGTATTAACGAGGCTTCAGGATCCTGGTCctcattttttaatgttaacagCACAGGTAGTACCAGCAGCTGTGGGAGTGTCAGCAGTAGTGCAGCCAATATTAAAGGGGATGTTGACTCTGATTGCTTGGATTATGAAATTTTGTGGGAGGACCTGACAATGGGAGAACCAATTGGGCAAG GTTCTTGTGGAACTGTATATCATGCTCAGTGGTATGGATCG GATGTTGCTGTCAAGGTTTTCTCAAAGCATGAATACACAGATGATACAATACTGTCCTTCAAACAAGAG GTGTCTGTCATGAAAAGACTTCGTCATCCAAACATTATTCTCTTTATGGGGGCTGTGACTTCACCTCAACATCTATGCATTGTAACAGAGTTTCTCCCACG TGGAAGCTTGTTTCGTTTGCTTCAGAGAAACACATCCAAAATTGATTGGAGACGGCGAGTTCATATGGCCTTAGATGTT GCACGAGGTGTAAATTATCTTCATCATTGCAACCCACCTATCATCCATCGAGATTTGAAGTCTTCAAATATTCTAGTTGATAAGAATTGGACTGTGAAG GTCGGTGATTTTGGTCTTTCACGTCTTAAACATGAAACATATCTCACTACTAAGACAGGAAAGGGGACG CCTCAATGGATGGCACCAGAAGTTCTTCGTAATGAACTGTCAGATGAGAA GTCTGATGTTTACAGCTTTGGGGTGATATTGTGGGAACTTACGACCGAAAAGATCCCGTGGGATACTCTGAACCCAATGCAG GTTGTTGGAGCTGTAGGGTTTATGAACCATCGGCTAGAAATTCCAGAAGATGTTGATCCACAGTGGACTTCTATAATTGAGAGCTGCTGGCACAG CGATCCAGCTTGCCGACCAGCATTCCAGGAACTGTTAGAAAGGCTAAAAGAACTGCAGAGACGGTACACAATTGAATTCCAGGCAGCTCGATCTGCTGTTGAGGAAGGCACTCAAAAGGAGTTCTAG